The genomic DNA CCGGCGACCGGGCGGTGGGCGGCACCCAGGACCTCTACCGGAGCGTTCCCGTCCCGGTCCGTGAGCCCGCCGCGGACCCGGCACGGGTGCGGGTGGTCGAGGTCGGTCTCACCGACGGCGCCGCGGCGGTGCTCGTGGACACCGCGCCGGAGGACGTGCGGCGCGCCTATCTCACCTCCGCCCGGCCGGTGGCCACCGGCCTGCTGGCCGGCGGGCACCGGTCACCCGGTGGCGACTGCGCGGACTGCAAGCTCCGCGCCTCGTGCGGCACGCTCCCGAGGACGCCGGGGCTGCTGGGACTGCCCGACCGAGGGACCCACCGGCGTACCTGGTCGATCACGACGGCCCGGCAGTACCAGATCTGCCCGGCGCAGGCGCACATGCGCGACCTCCGGCTGCCCGCCGACGACTCCGAGAGCGCGGCGGTCCGGCGCGGGCTGGTCGTGCACCGGTGGCTGGAGATCACGCACGGCCGTCCCGGGGCGGGCCCGTGCACACCGGAGGGCCTCCCCGACCCCGAGACCGGCGACCTCGCGTGGGCCGGGCCGGCGGTGAGCCGGGACGACTACCGCCAGGCCTGGCCGTACCTGCTCCAGCACCTGCGCGTGTGCCCGCTGGCCGGCGGCGGGGTCACCCATGTCACGCCCGAACCCCGGGTGGCCGCCTACGACTCCGATGCCGACGTCCTGGTCGTCGCCAATCCCGACCTGATCCGCCGGGTGGACGGGCGCCTGGTCTACCGGGAGCAGAAGACCTCCGCGGTGCACCGCGGCATCACCGCCGAGAACGCCCTGGACCTGGTCCCGCAGCTCGCCCTGGCGGTCTGCCTGATCGCGGACGGCGCCTTCGGCGACACCGGCGGGCTGGTCGAACTGGAGCAGCTCACCCCCGTGTCGGGTGACGTGGTCACTTTCGACGCCGGAGATCCGGAGGTGCTCGCAACCGCTCGGGCCGTCGTGTCCGACCGCGCCCGCGCCTGGCACCGCGACGTCGCCTTCCGCCCGGCCCCCGGTCCGTGGTGCCGCGTCTGCCCGATGACGCGCTGGTGCCCGGACGCCGCCGACACCGGCGACGGCGCGACGCTCGTCCTGGACGGCCTGGTGATCGACCCCTCCACCGGTGAGATCCTGCGGGCCTCCGGCCGCGTCGGCAGCCGGGCCGAGGCGGTCGCTGAGGCGATCGCCGCCCCTTCACCGGAGGACGAGCCCGCTTTCTGAGCGGCGCGCGACACCGCGGGTGTTCACCCGCGCCGTCCCGGGCCGCTGCGGCGCGGCAGGTCGCCGGCACGCTCGACATGACGATCGGCGACCGTAAACCGCCGTCGCAGGGCAAAGATTCGGCCCCTGTGGTGCGCGGAATCGTCTCGACCGGGTAGTTCGTCACGAGACGATGTGATCGGTTTGACAGCGCGAGGAGGACATGTGAACGGCGATATCACCCAGAGCAGGGAATGGGCGGCCCTGGCCGCCAACCACGACGCCGTTGCTGGCAGGCACCTGCGGGAGTTGTTCGCCGAGGACCCCGGCCGCGCCGAGCGGATGTCGCTGACCGCCGGCGACCTCTTCCTCGACTACTCCAAGCACCGTGCCACCGCCGAGACCGTCGAACTGCTCGTGGCGCTGGCCGAGCGGGCCGGGCTGCGTGAGCGCATCGACGCGATGTTCGCCGGTGAGCACATCAACGTCAGTGAGGACCGCGCGGTGCTGCACGTCGCGCTGCGCATGCCGGCCGACGCCAAGCTCGTCGTCGACGGCCAGGACGTGGTCGGCGACGTGCACGCGGTGCTGGACAAGATGGGCGAGTTCTCCACCCGGGTGCGCTCAGGCGAGTGGAAGGGCCAGACCGGCCAGGCGATCAAGACGGTCGTCAACATCGGCATCGGCGGCTCCGACCTCGGGCCCGCGATGGCCTACGAGGCGCTGCGCGACTTCGCCGACGCGGGCGTCACCGCCCGGTTCGTCGCCAACATCGACCCCGCCGACATCATGGGCACGCTGAAGGACCTCGACCCGGCCACCACCCTGGTCATCGTCAGCTCCAAGACCTTCACCACGCTCGAGACGCTCACCAACGCCAAGGTCGCCCGCGCCTGGCTGGTCGACGCACTCGGCGAGGAGGCCGTCGCCAAGCACTTCGTCGCCGTCTCCACCAACGCCGAGAAGGTCGCCGAGTTCGGGATCGACACGGCCAACATGTTCGGCTTCTGGGACTGGGTCGGTGGCCGCTACTCCTATGACGGCGCCATCGGACTGTCCCTGATGATCGCCATCGGCCCGGAGCGGTTCCATGAGATGCTCGACGGCTTCCACACCGTCGACGAGCACTTCCGCACCGCGCCGTTCGCGGCGAACATGCCGGTGCTGATGGGGCTGCTCGGCATCTGGTACACCGACTTCTTCGACGCCCAGACCCGGGCCGTCCTGCCCTACAGCCAGCGGCTGCACCGCTTCCCGGCCTACCTGCAGCAGCTCGCCATGGAGTCCAACGGCAAGTCGGTGCGCGCCGACGGCAGCCCGGTGACCACCCAGACCGGCGAGATCTTCTGGGGTGAGCCGGGCACCAACGGCCAGCACGCCTTCTACCAGCTCCTGCACCAGGGCACCCGACTGGTGCCGGCCGACTTCCTCGGCTTCGCCGAGCCGCACGAGGACGTGGAGGGCATGCAGGACCTGCTCATCGCCAACCTGCTGGCGCAGACCTCGGCGCTGGCCTTCGGGAAGACCGCCGAGGAGATCGCGGCTGAGGGCACGCCGGAGAGCGTGGTGCCGCACAAGGTGATGCCCGGCAACCGGCCCACCTCCACGATCCTCGCGCCCCGGCTGACCCCCTCGTCGCTCGGTCAGCTGGTCGCGCTGTATGAGCACATCGTCTTCGTCGAGGGCACCATCTGGGGTGTCGACTCCTTCGACCAGTGGGGGGTGGAACTCGGCAAGAAGATGGCGATGGACCTGGCCCCCGCCCTCACCTCCGAGCGGCCGCCGGACTCCGCGCCCGACGAGTCGACCGCCGCGCTCGTGCGCAGGTATCGCGAGCTGCGCGGCAGGGCGGTCTAGCGGTCCACGGCGGGCGTGCCGGCGGTACGGGATCACCGGGACCGGCGCCCGAAAGGGCCTACTTCCCTCTCGGGCGGTTGTTCCACTTCGGCTTGCGGAACAGGTCGCGGCGTTCCAGGAGGTAGACGAGTTTCGAGGCCGCGGTCCTGACCGTCTCCTCGTGCCGGTGCCGCTTCTCGGGGACGACGGCGCTCCAGCGTTCGAGGAGACGGGCCATCTCGTCGGCGACCTCACCGATCACCCGGTAACGGGTGCTGAAGGCGTAGAGGTCGCCGTGCACCTCGTTGACCAGGTCGTCGTCGACCTGCCGGGTCAGCGGCCTGATCTTCTTGAGGATGTCGGCGTCCATGGCCGGAGTGACCGGGGCCCGGCGCGCGTCGCCCTCGGGGACCATGATGAGCGCCCGGATCCGGGTGACGGCCAGGGCCCGCTCGGGCTGCGGAGTCGAGGGGTGCTCCGCGAGGTCCAGCAGGCGGCGGAGGGTCTCCTGTGTCCTGTCGTCGAACATGGAGACCCGTCCCACCCCTCGCGCATGCCGTAAACGTGCGATCACATGCTATTCGACCAGGCGAGGCCCGTTCGCCATGACCGGCTCCCCTGCGGCGGGACGGGCCCCGGCCAGCGCGGTTCAGCCGGCTTACCGGACCGGGCGGGGCATGTCGCGCGACGGCCGGACCGGACGCGATCGGCGTTCCGGCCCGTACCCGTCACCGCACGCGGGCCTGGGATGCCAGCGTGCCCCCGGCAGCGGCCTCCCATCCGGCCACCACCCGCGGGTGGGCGCCCGTGGCGCGCGTCAGCGGCACCCTCACGGTCATGGTGCCGCTCCCGGAGACGGTGACGACCCGGCTGCCCGCCGTACCCCGGTCATCGCGCACGTGCAGGTGGGCCCGACCGGCGCCCTTGGCGTGCAGCGTCACCTTCACGACGTCCCGGTCGCCCGCGGCGGAGGTGACCGATCCGCGCTGGGACGCCTTCGCCGCGGGACCGCCCGCGAGCGGAAGGCGGAGGCGGACCGCCTGCTCCAGCGACTGCGGCGAGTCCAGGCTGGACAGGCCGGTGTCGGGGATCACCGGGTCGGGCGGAGTGGTCGGCCGTCCCGCCGGAGGCCGGTATCCCGGCAGCGTCGCGACTCCCCATCGGTACGGGTCGCCCTGCACCCCGCCCCACGTCGACCAGCCGATCCGGGTCTGGCCGGTCTTGTCCTGGGTGTCGGAGTCGTACACCAGGATGTTCATCCCGAGATGCTCGGGATCGACGGCACCCGGTAGGACCTCCATCGGGACGGCCAGCTCCACCGCGTACCCTCCGGGGAAGACCTTCGAGGCCACCCGCGTGCCCGGAGCGGTCTCCGCGCCAGGGCCCTGCCGGTTGTCGGCGTCCCGCTCGAAGCACGGCGCCCCCTCGGCCGTCACCGGCAGCACCGCGGCCTTGAACGTCGTGGAGGTGTTCTCCGACGTGCCGCGCGGGTCGAAGGTCACCTCGACGGAGTCGGTGCGCCAGTGCCGTTTGCAGTCCGACGCGGGCAGGCGGGTGCCGGCCACGTCGTCCTTCACCTGGACCAGCAGGAACAGCGTGTCGTCCTGCCAGGTGATCTTGGCCGTGCCCGAGCAGTCCGCCGCCGACAAGCACGCGGCGCCCTCCCACAGACGGGAGATGTCCAGGGACGGGCCGGTGTACTCGCCCGCGCCCTCGGCGCCGTCGACGGCCGGCGCCGACGCGGCCTGCGGAATGGACGTCGCCGGGACCAGTTCGAGCGCGGGCCTGCTCACGCTGGACCCGTCCGCGCTGGTGGTGGTGATGGTGTAGGTGTGGTCGCCGCCCTCGTTCGAGGTCTTCAGCGAGGCGTCGGAGTTGTCGACGGTGAACGGCACGGTCGTCGAGGCCCCGGCCGCCAGACCGCGGTAGTCCGACTCGGCACGGTCGGCGGTGAAGCCTGCGGGCAGGTCCAGGCGTACGGTTCCGGACTGGGTGGTGTCACTCACGTTGGTGACCACGACGTCCACCCGGCGGGAGCCGCCGGACGGGAGGGTGAGCACGGGCGGAACCAGGCCGCGCAGCTGCGGCACGTCGAGTTCCGCGGCCCATTTCTCGTACTGGCCGACCTGGGGAAGCAGCTGCTGCGTCCCTCGTACGGCCGGGCTGACCTCGACCTGCCTGTCGGTGTAGCCGCGGCCCCGTTCGGTGGTCAGCGTCGCCGCGACGCGTGCCCGGTCGCCCGGGACCGCGCTCCGCGGTGGCGTCACCGTGAACGTCGCCGATCCGGTCCGTCCCGGAGCCGGGCTGCCGAGCTCGCCGGCTCCGCTGACCTGCCAGCCCTCGGGGACGCGCAGGGCCGCAGCCGATCGGCCCAGCGGCTCGCGCGACGGTGCGGTCGCGGTGACCTCGACGGTGAACGGCGTCCCCGGGCGCACGTCGAACGTGCTGGGACGCAGGTCGAGCAGGGTGCCGAGCGGGACGGCGCCGGCTGCCCCGACCAGCGCGCCGTCGAGGATCGCCGTGGGCGCGGCGGCCGCGGCGGTGCCCGGCTCGGGGAACGGCACCCGCGAGTCCGCCTGGGTGAAGAAGTCGCAGCCGAGCTGGGCGGGGTCGGACGGCACGTCGGGGAAGACGGCCCAGCCCTGGGAGGCGTACGCGCGCTGCGCGTCGCGCTCGATGGCCCCCCAGGTTCTGCCCTGGCTCCGGGAAGCGCGCCCGCTCCACACGCCGTACACGTTCTGCGCCGGGTTGCCGGGGCGGAACGTCGAGGCACAGTCGGGGCCGTTCTGGGAGGCGCCGCGCGCTCCGCCGAGGAGCAGGCGGGCGGGCGCGAAGGGGCGCAGCCCTTCACGGGTGATCTGCTCGGGGAACGCCTTGGGGTCGGCCGCAGCGTAGAACGCCTGAACGGCCAGCCGCGCCGCCTGCTGGTGGTTTCCGTGGTTGCCCGGGGAGGGGGCCGGATCCATGGTCAGCAGGACCTCGGGCCGGGTCTGGCGGACGATCCGTACAACCTTTCCGAGGGTGTCACCTCCCCAGACCTGGTCGGTCAGCGGGGCGCTCACCGTGTAGTAGAAGTCGACGTCGTCGAGGTTGAACACGTCCCGCACGCCGGCCTTGGCGACAGCCGTACGCTCCTCGGCCTCCCGAAGCAGGCCGAGTGCCGGGCCTTCCTCCGGCCCGACGGCGTTGCCGCCTCCCTCGCCCCTGGTGACGGTGACGACGCCGGTGGTGACGTCGTGGTCCTCGTTCCACTGTCCGAGCGTCGACAGGCTGAAGGCCTCGTCGTCGGGATGGGCGCCGACGAACAGCACATCGAGATCGGCGGGAGCCTTCTCGGCCGACGCGGGAAGGGCGGTGGGCACGAGGGCGAGTACGGACGCCAGCAGCAGTGTCAAGGGTGTGCGCATGGAACCTCCGGGAGTTACTCGCGGACCGCCCCCTGGAGCAGTCCGCGGATGAAGTGACGCTGGAGGAACAGATAGAAGATCACAACCGGGGTTGCGACGATGACGGATCCGGCCGCGAGGAGAGTGAAGCCGGAGGTGTGCCGGCCCTGGAAGAAGGCCAGGCCCAGTGGCGCGGTGCGCAGCGACTCGCTGGTCACCATGATCAGTGGGATGAGGAACTCGTTCCACGTCCACATGAAGACCAGGACGGTCAGGGTGACGATGGCGGGCCGGGCCGGAGGCACCAGCACCTGCCACAGGATGCGCCAGACCGAGGCGCCGTCGATGCGGGCGGCCTCGACGATGGCGCGGTTGGCGGCGCGGAAGTAGGCCCGCATCCAGAAGGTGCCGAACGCCACCGACAGCGCCACCTGCGGCAGCGCGACCGACCAGAACGTGTCGATCATGCCGAGCGTGCGCAGGTCGAAGTAGAGCGGCACCGCGATGGCCTCGCTCGGCATCATGATCCCGAGCAGGAACAGGTAGAACAGCACGGACTGGCCGCGGAAGCGCATGGTGCCGAACGCGTACCCGCTCATGATCGACAACACGACGCTGACGACCACGACGAACAGCGACACCGCCAGGCTGCTCCGCAGGTAGGTGCCGAACCGCCCGATCTCCCAGGCCGCCCCGAAGTTGCCCACGTGCAGCCCGGCCACACTGAATCCCTGGCCGGCCGGACCTGCGCCGTCGTCGGGACTGAGCGCGGCCAGCACGATCGTCAGGATGGGGAACAGCGCGAACGCGGCGAACGCCGTCAGGATCACGTAGTTGGCCAGTCGCTCACCGCGTGAGATCACGACATGCCCCTGTCGGCGAAGCGGTTGATCACGAACGAGATCGCGAAGATGGCGACGGTCAGGGTGACGCCGATCGCCGCCGCCGAGCCGACCTGGCCGAGCCCGAAGGCCCGATGGTAGATCTCATACGACGGCACCGAGGTCGAGTCACCGGGACCGCCTCGCGTGGTGATGTACACCAGGTCGAACGTCCGCAGCGCGGCGATCACCGTCAGTGTCAGCGCCACCGCGATCTCCCCTCGCACCGAGGGTAGCGTGACCGCGAAGAACTCCCTGAGCGCACTCGCCCCGTCGAGCCGGGCCGCTTCGTACAGCTCCGTCGGGACGCGGCTCATCCCGGCCAGCAGCAGCACGGTCACCAGGCCGGTCTCGAACCACGTGCCGACAACGCCGACCGCGGGCAGCGCGAAGGTGTAGTCGCCCAGCCAGCCCCTCGTGAGCGAGTCGAGCCCGACCGCGCCGAGCAGGTCGTTGAGTGTGCCGTCCGGGGCGTACACGCGCCGCCAGGCGACGGCCACCACGACCATGGCGACCACCTGCGGCAGGAACACCACCGTACGGAAGAAGCCGAGCCCGCGCACCTTCGCGTGGTTGAGTATCGCGGCCAGTGTCAGCCCGATGGCCAGCGGCGCCAGCGCGTAGAACGCCATGAGGACCAGGGCGTGGCCGAACGCGGCCCGCAACCCCTCGTCCGCGACGATCGCGGCGTAGTTGGCCAGTCCCACCCACCGGCCGAGGCTCAGCCCGTCCCAGTCGTACAGTGAAAGGTGCACCGCGCGGCCGATCGGATAGAGCAGGAAGGCCGCGTAGACGAGGAAGGCCGGCAGCACGAAGAGATAGGCGACGCGGCGGGGCTCACCGGGAGGATGGCCGATCATTCGTTGCTTTCCGCGAAGGCCTGGTAATCCTTCTCCAGGGTGGCCAGGAACTCCTGCGGAGTCGACTTCTCGGCCAGCAGGTCCTGCACCGCCGCACCCAGCGTGTCGGCGAAGGTCGGGGTGGCGTAGTCCAGGTAGGGAACCAGGCCGTCCTGCTTGGTGGCGGTGCCGAACGCCGTGAACATGTCCTGCTGCGCGCCGGCCTTCACGCTCTGCCGGTCGGTGTCGGCGATCGGCAGGAGGCCGTTGGCGGTGAGCACCTTCATGGCGTCGGCGTCGGCGATGAAGTCGAGGTACGCGGCCGCCGCGTCGGGATTGGGGCTCTTGGCGGTGATGGCGAACGGCAGGCCCGTGCCGCCGGTCGCGACGGGTGCGGCCGCTTCCGTGGTGCCGGGCGGGAGGATGAAGCCCAGGTCCTTGCCCATGGCCTTCTCCAGGTCGGCGATCAGCCAGGTGCCCCCGATCAGGAAGACCCCTTCGCCCTTGCTGAACGCCTGCCACGCCGGGTCGTAGCCTTGGCCGTTGAAGCCCTTGTTGAAGTAGCCCTTGTCGACCCAGTCCACGAGCTGCCCGGCGGCCCTGGTGTTCTCCGGCGTGTTCCATGAGGCGCCCTTGCGGCCGAAGGCCAGCTTGGTGATCTGATCGGCTGGGACGTGTCGTCCCTGCACGGTGCCGAAGACGTGGATGCCCGGCCACTTGTCGAGGTTGCCCAGCTGTATCGGCACCTCGCCGGCGGCCTTGGCCTTGGCCAGCGCGGCCTGGAACTCCTCCCAGGTCTCCGGCGGCCGCAGGCCGAGCTTGGTCAGCTTGGCGGTGTTGTAGAGGATGCCGACGACCTCGCCGGCCTGGGGCAGGCCGTACAGGTTGCCCTCGCCGAAAACCTTGCCGTCGGCGCTGTAGCTCACGTACTGCAGGACCGACCGGGGATAGCGCTTCTTCCACCCGTACGCGTCGGCGTAGGCGTCCAGCGGGCGGAGGTGGCCGGCCTTGACGAACGCGCCCATCTGGGGCCGGCCGTTGTTGGCCTGCACCACGTCCGGCGGCTCGTTGCCGCTCAGCGCCAGGCGCAGGGTGGTGTTGAGGTCGTCGAAGGAGCGCGACAGGCGTTTGAGTCTGATGTTGGGGTATTTCGCCTCGAACGCGGCGTTGAGCTGCTTCATCTGGGCGTCCTGCCCGCCGCGCACCTCCTGGTCCCAGATGGTGAGGGTCACGTTGCCGAGGGCCGCGGCGTCGGTGCGCACCGCCGAGGCGCCGGGTTGCGCCGGGGACGCCGCGGGCGGAGCCGCGGATCCGGGCGCGCACGCCGAGGCGGCGAGGGCGACGAGACCGGCGGCGATTGCGGCGCGGGTCCGGGCGTGCCGCGGGTTCCGCAGCCAGACCTTTCGCGTCGAGGCGATCATGGTGTTACTCCTTCCGGGCGGGTACGCGGGTCTTGTCCGGGTCCTCGGTGCCGGTGACGGTGCCGCCGGTGACAGTGGCGCCGGTGACAGTGGCGCCGGCGGCCTTGACCGGTGGCTCCTTCGACCTCGGGGAGGCCGTTCCCAGGTCGGCGTACCGGGCGATGGTGGCCGCCGCCCGGTGCACCGCGCCCATCGGCACGGTGGGGACCAGCCTGTCGAGGAAGGTGTAGCGGCGGGCCAGCGAGTCGGCGTAGGCGCCGGCGTGACCGGCGGCCGCCCGCACCCCGTGCCACCAGTCGGCGATGTCCCCCCACCCCGGCGCGGCCAGCGATCCGCCGAACTGCTGTACCGCCAGCGCCGCGCAGACCTCGGCGAACGCGAGCCGGTCGGCCAGCGGCCAGCCGCAGAGGGTGCCGAGCACGATGCCCGCGCCGAAGACGTCCCCCGCACCGGTCGGATCGAGCGCCGTCACCCGAGGGGCGGGGACGAACGCCTCCTCGCCGGTCATGGAGTCGATGGCCATGGCGCCGTTGGCTCCATCGGTGACCACGGCGAGGGGAACCCGGTCGGCGAGCGTGTACAGCGCGTCGCGGGGGGTGTCGGTGCCGGTGTAGGCCATGGCCTCGACCGCGTTGGGCATGAACGCGTGGCAGACCGAGAGCTGGTCCAGCAGTTCCGGCGACCAGGTGCCCGACGGATCCCAGCCCACGTCGGCGAAGAGGAGCGCGCCGTTCTGACGTGCCAGCTCGGCCCAGTTGCACGGGTCGGCTCCGCCGAGCGGCTCCTCGGCGGAGAGCGCCAGGATCACGGCCCTGGATCGCGGCGGGGAGCCGATCATCTCCGACGCCGGCATGGGAGCGGGATGGCCGTGGGTCACCATGCTGCGGTCGCGGTCGACGGCCATCGAGACGGTCACCGGCGAGTGCCAGTGCTCGAAGCGCCGCGATTTGGACAGGTCAACCGATTCCTGCTCCGCGAGCGTGCGCCAGCAGAAGTCGCCGTAGTCGTCGTCGCTGAACGCGGCGGCCAGCGAGGTGCGCAGCCCGAGCCTGCTGGTCGCGATGGCGAGGTTGGCGATCCCGCCCGGGCACGAGCCCATGCCCTCCGCCCACGCCTCGGTACCCGCGGCGGGCATCGCCGCCAGGCCGGTGAAAACGATGTCGAGGAAGACGGTGCCCGCCAGGAAGACATCGAACTGCGGCCCTTCCGCGGTCCGCTGATCGGCGAGGGGGTCGTATGCCTGAACAGACACAGGGATGAGTCCTTCCTCAACAGACAGGTGTGCGTAATTTTGCATGTTTGGGCTGGCATATCAAGGGTTTTATGCACGCGTATGATTAATTCTGCTCGTTTATGCGTAGAGATGACTGATAGGATCCGGCTGTGCTTCAGCGCCTTCGGCATGCAGAGATCATGCGCCGAGTCCGCCTCTCAGGCGCCACCAGTGTCAGCGACCTCGCCGGACAACTCGGGGTGAGCCCGTCGACCATCCGCCGGGATCTCGAGGTGCTCGACCGCGACGGCACACTGAGGCGCGTGCGCGGGGGCGCGTGCGCCAGCGCCGACGCCGACGCCGACCTGCCCTTCGCCGAGGTGGCGGCCCTCGACGAGCAGGACAAGGAGGCCGTGGCCGTCCGCGCCGCGCAGCTCGTGCGCGACGGCGACGTGATCCTGCTCGACATCGGCACCACGACGATGCGCCTGGCCCGCCGGCTTCGCGGCCGCCGCGTCACCGTGATCACCTCCAGCCTCGCCGTGTTCGATGTGCTGCGCAGCGATCCCGCGACCGAACTGCTGCTGCTCGGCGGCCTGGTTCGACGGACCTACCACTCACTGGTCGGCGTGCTGACCGAGGAGGCGCTGCGCCAGGTGTGCGCCGACCGTGTGTTCCTGGGCACCAGCGGCGTCCGGCCGGACGGCCAGCTTGTCGACAGCACGCTCGCCGAGGTACCGGTGAAGCGCGCCATGATCGCGGCGGCGGGGCAGGTGGTGCTGCTGGCCGACCGGCACAAGTTCCCCGGCACCGGTGCCCTGCGGGTGTGCGGCCCCGAGGACGTCGACGTCATCGTCACGAACGAGGGCGCCGACGAGACGACGCTGCGCAACTGCGCGGCAACGGGCGCGGAGGTGCTGATCGCGTGAGCTCCGCCCGCACGGCAAGGGCCGGCGAGGAAACCGGGACGGATATCGGGAAAGGGAGGGGGCCGCGATGAAGCTGGCCGTTCTCGGCGGCGGAGGCTTCCGGGTCCCGCTCGTGTACGGCGCGCTCCTGCGCGACACCGCCAAGCCGCGCGTGGAGGAGGTGGTGCTGTACGACGTGTCGGCGGAGCGGCTCACAGCCATCCGCCACGTGCTGGACCAGCTCGCCGCCGGGTACGACCTTCCGCCCGAGGTACGGACCACCACGGACCTGGACAGCGCACTGCGCGAAGCCGACTTCGTCTTCTCGGCCATCCGCGTGGGCGGCCTGGCGGGACGCACCGCGGACGAGCGGGTCGCGCTGGAGCTGGGCCTCCTCGGCCAGGAGACGACCGGGCCCGGCGGCATCGCCTTCGGCCTGCGCACCGTCCCGGTGGCCGTGCGCGTGGCCGAGCGGGTGGCCGCCCTCGCGCCCCGGGCCTGGGTCATCAACTTCACCAATCCGGCCGGCATGATCACCGAGGCCATGCAGGGCGTGCTCGGCGACCGCGTGGTCGGCATCTGCGACTCACCGCTCGGGCTGATCCGGCGGGCCGCCGCCGCCCTCGGGCTCGATCCGGCGCGCGTGTCGCCGGACTATGTGGGGCTGAACCACCTCGGCTGGCTGCGCGGGCTCACCTACCAGGGCCGCGACATGCTGCCCGGCCTGCTCGCCGACGATACCGCGCTGCACCGGATCGAGGAGGCCCGGATCTTCGGCGGCGACTGGGTGCGGACCCTCGGCGCGCTGCCCAACGAGTACCTCTACTACTACTACTTCACCCGCGAATCCGTCGCCGCGATCATGGGCACCGAACACACCCGCGGCGAGTCCCTGCTCGGGCAGCAGGACCGGTTCTACGCCTCCGTCCGGGAGCGGCCCGAACACGCACTCACCGAGTGGGGCAGGGCACGCAGGGAACGCGACGCGACGTACATGGCCGAGACCCGCGACACCACCGAGGCAGGCGAACGCGACGCCGCCGATCTGGAGGCGGGCGGGTACGAGGGCGTCGCACTCGCCCTCATGGCCGCCCTCGCCCGCGGGGAGTCCACCACCATGATCCTCAATGTCCGCAACGGCACCGCGGTGCCCGGCCTGCCCGCGGAGGCGGTCGTCGAGATCCCCTGCGCGGTGGACGGCTCCGGAATCCGGCCGCTGGCCACCCGCCCGCTCCCCGGCCGTTTCCTCGGCCTCGTGGAGCAGGTCAAAGCGGTCGAACAGACGACCATCG from Streptosporangium sp. NBC_01756 includes the following:
- a CDS encoding extracellular solute-binding protein translates to MIASTRKVWLRNPRHARTRAAIAAGLVALAASACAPGSAAPPAASPAQPGASAVRTDAAALGNVTLTIWDQEVRGGQDAQMKQLNAAFEAKYPNIRLKRLSRSFDDLNTTLRLALSGNEPPDVVQANNGRPQMGAFVKAGHLRPLDAYADAYGWKKRYPRSVLQYVSYSADGKVFGEGNLYGLPQAGEVVGILYNTAKLTKLGLRPPETWEEFQAALAKAKAAGEVPIQLGNLDKWPGIHVFGTVQGRHVPADQITKLAFGRKGASWNTPENTRAAGQLVDWVDKGYFNKGFNGQGYDPAWQAFSKGEGVFLIGGTWLIADLEKAMGKDLGFILPPGTTEAAAPVATGGTGLPFAITAKSPNPDAAAAYLDFIADADAMKVLTANGLLPIADTDRQSVKAGAQQDMFTAFGTATKQDGLVPYLDYATPTFADTLGAAVQDLLAEKSTPQEFLATLEKDYQAFAESNE
- a CDS encoding carbohydrate kinase family protein, whose product is MSVQAYDPLADQRTAEGPQFDVFLAGTVFLDIVFTGLAAMPAAGTEAWAEGMGSCPGGIANLAIATSRLGLRTSLAAAFSDDDYGDFCWRTLAEQESVDLSKSRRFEHWHSPVTVSMAVDRDRSMVTHGHPAPMPASEMIGSPPRSRAVILALSAEEPLGGADPCNWAELARQNGALLFADVGWDPSGTWSPELLDQLSVCHAFMPNAVEAMAYTGTDTPRDALYTLADRVPLAVVTDGANGAMAIDSMTGEEAFVPAPRVTALDPTGAGDVFGAGIVLGTLCGWPLADRLAFAEVCAALAVQQFGGSLAAPGWGDIADWWHGVRAAAGHAGAYADSLARRYTFLDRLVPTVPMGAVHRAAATIARYADLGTASPRSKEPPVKAAGATVTGATVTGGTVTGTEDPDKTRVPARKE
- a CDS encoding DeoR/GlpR family DNA-binding transcription regulator, whose protein sequence is MRRVRLSGATSVSDLAGQLGVSPSTIRRDLEVLDRDGTLRRVRGGACASADADADLPFAEVAALDEQDKEAVAVRAAQLVRDGDVILLDIGTTTMRLARRLRGRRVTVITSSLAVFDVLRSDPATELLLLGGLVRRTYHSLVGVLTEEALRQVCADRVFLGTSGVRPDGQLVDSTLAEVPVKRAMIAAAGQVVLLADRHKFPGTGALRVCGPEDVDVIVTNEGADETTLRNCAATGAEVLIA
- a CDS encoding 6-phospho-beta-glucosidase — its product is MKLAVLGGGGFRVPLVYGALLRDTAKPRVEEVVLYDVSAERLTAIRHVLDQLAAGYDLPPEVRTTTDLDSALREADFVFSAIRVGGLAGRTADERVALELGLLGQETTGPGGIAFGLRTVPVAVRVAERVAALAPRAWVINFTNPAGMITEAMQGVLGDRVVGICDSPLGLIRRAAAALGLDPARVSPDYVGLNHLGWLRGLTYQGRDMLPGLLADDTALHRIEEARIFGGDWVRTLGALPNEYLYYYYFTRESVAAIMGTEHTRGESLLGQQDRFYASVRERPEHALTEWGRARRERDATYMAETRDTTEAGERDAADLEAGGYEGVALALMAALARGESTTMILNVRNGTAVPGLPAEAVVEIPCAVDGSGIRPLATRPLPGRFLGLVEQVKAVEQTTIAAALSGSSRLAVEAFALHPLVDSVGTARTLLDGYRARIPELATVFR